The genomic interval TGGTGGAGTTGCCCTGGGACGAATCTGGATGGATGGAAAGGACAACACGAAGTGGGCATAAGCCAGGCCAGCTTAGCTCGATGCCCGGCTCCTGGAGGACTGGCACCTGCGGGGAAGGCGGGGAATCGCCTCTTCTACCCCGCCGCGCCCTTTCCGCCCTCTCCCCGCCTCCTTCCCGCGCTTCGGGTGGATACCCCCCACCCGACGGCCACTGTGGAGTGGTTCCAGGACAGGTCCCCCGACAGTTGGTCCCACACTGAGAAGTTAAGCTGGAGTCGCCACCGACCAGGCCTCGGACCCTCGGGTTTTCCGGAAACGCTGCGTGTGGgtggcaccactgtgcccagagccTCCGCCTGGCCTTGGGCATCCCTATTCCGAGGACATCTACGGAGCCGACACCGGGGGTAAGGTGGGCGAGCTAGCGGGGGCGGCGGAGAGGGGTGTCCACGGAGAGGGTAGGGCGCACCGGGCCTCGAACCCGGGGCTCTGACTCCAGGCACGCGGGTGGGTGCCAGTCTCTCCGAGGTCTCCCGCCCCGCCGCGTCGCAATGGCGGGAGCTGTGGTCGCAGCTCTGGGGCCGCGTAGCTTGGCGACAGCGGGCGGGGCGGGGGAGTGGGGAGAGGCCCCCTCCTGTCCCCGCCGCCCGAGGCCAGGGGCCGTGGGGACTTTTATTGTGAAACGGCGTGCGCCCTGCTCTGCTTAGTCATGGTGACCTGCGCGCGCTCCGCGCCTCCCCCCAGCGCGCAGAGATGGAGGCGCCCGGGCCCGGGCGGCGGAGGCGGAGCCCGAGCGCGGCCATGGCGGGGTGAGTGAGGCGGCCTGGGCTCCGGCTGCGGCCACCGTGGGCGGCACACGCCCCTGCGGTCTTGCTGGGGAATCGGGGAACCCAGCGCCGCGGCCACGGGCGCCCCCGAGTTCGCGCGGCCCCGCGCAGGGCCAGGAGGGCGCGGCCCGGATCTGATCGTTTTGTTGGACGGCGAGACTCGCGGGGTGGCCAGGGAGCCACTGAAACCCCGCGAGAGGCTCAGGGGGCGCCGCCTGGACGGAGGCCTGGGGACCCCGCGGCGTTAGGGGGCTGGATCTGCGCTTTGGGGTTGGCAGCCCTAGAGGCTGCGGCGGGGTCACTTCCTCCCTTCTCCAGGCCTTGGTGGCTGGGCTCAGGCGGGACATGCGCAATCCCCCACTTGTCGCTTAGTTGAGGAAAGTGTCCAGCGCCCAGGGGTCACCGTTGACCGATTGGCCAAAGGTTGAGAGGCAAGCCCGGGTCCTTGGCACGGGAAAGGAGGCGAGAGGCGCCCTGGGCCCTGTGGATGAGGGCGCTCTGGCAGACACAGTGGAGTGGGCAGCCGGCCAGCCACCCGCTTACGGGCTCCTGAGCAGTGCCAGGCCTGGGGCGGGACGCACAGAACCGCGTCGGGGGTGGGAGGACAATGCTGACCTCCGCGGGTCTCCCTGCCTCTGAACCGCTGGGACTGGGGCAGAGGGACCGTCTGTCCTCGACAAACCAGCAAAGAAAAGCATTTCATTTCCTGACACGTGCTGTAATGGAAATAAAACAGGGAGGAGGTGACTGTGGGCTGAGCCCCAGAAAGATGAGATCCAGAACCCAGGAAACCTCTTGCAGATTCTACCCCTCCCCAACCCCCTTTCAAAACATAACTCTTTCCCTGGCTCTAGTCTTGAGGCATCTCCACGAATCTCTATCTCTCCTACACCATTCCTTGATTCTCCAGGCTGTCTCTTATCTGCCCCTGGGCCTTTGCATTGGCTTTCTTCTGCCTGGaacttctccctcctctttctaTGTGCATTCTTGTCTCAGCTCCAGCCTCACCTTCTCAGGCCTGATTCATGGACAAAGTCACATAGTCACAGTGCTGTTGTAATTTTCTTCCCGACCCTGATTTCTGCTCAGAACTTGCTTGTTTTCTTTATGGTCCTTCCCTCCCTAAATGTCAACTCCATGAAGGTCGGGTTCTTGTCTGTCTTGCTCAGTGCTGTGTCCTCAGTGctcagaacagtgcctggtacatagttGGCGCTCCATAAATGTTGGAGAGGTGAATGAAGGAATGATCTTGACCTGCTCCAGGCGGGGGAGGGCCACCAGCTGGCTGCAAAGTGGCTAAAGGGAAGCTGTGGGTAAGGACAGGCTGTATAGGGTCTTGCGGGCCATTGAGGACTTTGGTTTTACTCTTTAGGGCACAGGAAGTGTACAGGACTCCGAGTGGGGGAAGGACATCTAATCTGTTTTTAGAGGGGCCTTTGGGCCCTACTGAGGTTGGAGGAAGTTAGAGTACAAATGGACCCTGCTTCACCCAGTTTACTTGGCTAGGAGGCCCGGCAGGTGCTGGCCCAGCCCGACCTTGCCCCCAGCTGCTGTActctccctcctccaggcccctgaCTGCCAGCGGTGGTATTGCCCCTTGTCACCTGGAACCCCATGCAGCCAGAACCTGGGCCTAGCAGGGCTGGGGCCTGCAGCCGATTCCTGCCCCTGTGTTCACAGTGCCCCAAGGGGGCAGGGGACGCGGTGATGTACGCTTCCACTGAGTGCAAGGCTGAGGTGACACCCTCCCAGCATGGCAACCGCACCTTCAGCTACACGCTGGAGGATCACACCAAACAGGCCTTCGGCATCATGAATGAACTGCGGCTCAGCCAGCAGCTCTGCGACGTCACGCTGCAAGTCAAGTACAAGGACTTCCCGGCCGCCCAGTTCATGGCCCACAAGGTGGTGCTGGCCTCATCTAGCCCTGTCTTCAAGGCCATGTTCACTAACGGGCTGCGGGAGCAGGGCATGGAGGTGGTGTCCATCGAGGGCATCCACCCCCAGGTCATGGAGCGGCTCATCGAGTTCGCCTACACAGCTTCCATCTCCATGGGTGAGAAGTGTGTGCTCCACGTCATGAACGGCGCGGTCATGTACCAGATCGACAGTGTGGTCCGCGCCTGCAGCGACTTCCTGGTGCAGCAGCTGGACCCCAGCAATGCCATTGGCATTGCCAACTTTGCCGAGCAGATTGGCTGTGCTGAACTGCATCAGCGGGCCCGGGAGTACATCTACATGCACTTTGGGGAGGTGAGCACAGAGCGGGCTGCGGGACAGTTGTCAGGAGACCAGGATGGATGGGTGGTCCTCACCATCTCCCTTTGAGATGGGAAGGGTCAGACTTTGCGGTACTTCCTGGCAATGTTCAAGTTCCTCCTGTAGTGGTTGGGACCAACTGAGATCTGGAGCAAAACTAGcttctgagtttttttcttttcttttttttttttttaaatatttatttatttattagttattggtggacacaacatctttgttggtatgtggtgctgaggatcgaacccgggccgctcgtatgccaggcgagcgcgctacctcttgagccacatccccagccccgagtttttttctttttgataccgggaattgaactcaggagcactaaccactgaaccacatccctagccctttttttgtattttatatagagacagggtctccctgagttgcttagggcctcattaagttgcccaagctggcttgAACTCtcgtttctcctgcctcagtctcctgagctgatgggatttcAGGCATTCATCACCATGTCCAGTGGTTCTGAGCTCTTAATGCACACATCTGGAAAGACCCTGGTGAACAGCTCTGGGAGATACAGTGCATCTTTGTGGGTGTCTACGTTTCCTGATTTCTCTGGGGTCAAAGGTGGGGACAGAGGGTGGTGACTATGACAAGAGCCTATCCCCAGAGTGGGCTGAGCAGGcagtcagcaaatatttattgaaaacccATGACAGGTGGCAGACTGCAGGTTTGACCCTTAGCTGTATTTTCTGGGTCCACGCAATGTTGTCTCTAcaatttttggtttcattttcattttttcagtgcAGGAAGTtgtcaagaaaaaataataggagagttctcttttaaaaaaaatcacaagcatGAGCCCTGATTCTTGGGTAGCAGTAAGTAGAGAGGTTTTACCCAGGAGACAGTAATACATATTGAGCATCTGTAGTGTGAAAATCCCAAGCCCAATATGCTTAAAATCTAAAATCTTTTGAACACTGACACCaccagtggaaaattccacacctgacctcattcAATGGTTCACAGAACACAGGTGTACTAAACATAGTATGCAAAAGCCCTTCAGGCCATGTATATGAGgtgtaagtattttattatttttcttaattgtttttgcagtgctagggaccAAATCTAGGGCTCATGCATGACCTGAActactatatccccagcctttttttttttttctgcagtgggggaagggttgaacccaggggtgctttaccactgagctgcatccccagtctttttattttgagacaagttctcactaaattgttgagggtctccctaagttgctgagactgccttgaaacttgtgatcctcctgcctcagcctcatgagttgctggtattacaagtgtgcgccaccacacccggctgcagctcttttgatttttttttttttttttttttttttttttagacagggtttcactaaatttcccagattggttttgaatttttcattctcctgcctcagcttctggagtcactgcaattacaggcatgagccaccatgcctggtgctaAGCACAAGgggtatttattgaacacttacttgCTGGGGGCTGGCCTCTGTTCTAGGTGACTTACATCCCTTAAATTATTGAGTCATCTTCTGAGGAAATACCCACCTTCTGTGCCCCAGGCTCTAAACCTTAAGAAGTCTTGTATTTTGAGGTGCTACCTAGAAATTTTTGAGTTCCTCCTCCAGTAGTTGGAACTAACTGGGTAGATGCTACCCTGGTCCCTGTTTCTCTCCTTCGGGATGAATGTTCTCCACTTCTGTATGACTTGGGGTTGACCAGATTCCTTGAGGAGCTCCTGCCTTAGTCctagggctcatggtttctgtgATGATGGGTCTGGCAAGTAGGTCCCTCCACTAGCTTGTCCCACGTTTCCTTTTTGGGACTACATGGGTTTGGGATGCCTGAACCAAAATTGTTTATACAGACAGGTGCCTGACAGGAGATATTTGTCTGGGCCCACCCTCCCTGTGTCCCCTCGGAGTGGCCTTGCTATGATGTGCCTGTTAATACAACCTCCATTCTGCAATAGAGGAAAATCAAGGCCTTGGGCATTCAGAGGTTTTCCCAAGATGGCATAGAAAGTGGTGGGGTTGGCATTGCAGCTCAGGCTTCAGaatctttatacattttttttcctagactattactattgcttttttttttccttttttagtcaGTCTACCCTTTTGAAAAAAtgcagttttatttaaaaaaaagcatatgttTTTATAGTTCAGAAACCAAGTGATACAAAAAGGTATACAGTATGTTGTGTCTTTGCCTGTTTGTCTTTTTGCCACGTAGTATTAAGTCGCTTATTCATTTCACTCATCTGAAGTTTATCTCTGGTAGGTAGTGTGCTTTCTTAGATAGCCCTCCgttctatccccagcatcagggtgtgggaggtggggaggtgcaAAGCAgtttggtctttgtccatttacCAGAATGTGTACTTCAAGCCTGGCACATAGTatgaattcatttaattctcacaatttaTGAGGTTTCTGTTATTTGaatatccattttacagatgaaaaccaGTCTGTCAAAGGGACACTGAATAACTTGTTTAAGTCCATTGAGTACCTTGTTAATGGTAGTACAGCTAGTGCTTGGAGAAGGactttgggggggcggggggaatgGATACACGTGGGAATCAGCCTGTCACACTAGCGCCCTCTGCAGGTGGCCAAGCAAGAGGAGTTCTTCAACCTGTCCCACTGCCAGCTGGTGACTCTCATCAGCCGGGATGATCTGAACGTGCGCTGCGAGTCCGAGGTCTTCCATGCCTGCATCAACTGGGTCAAATACGACTGTGAGCAGCGCCGCTTCTACGTGCAGGCGCTGCTGCGCGCGGTGCGCTGTCACTCGCTCACACCCCACTTTCTGCAAATGCAGTTGCAGAAGTGCGAGATCCTGCAGTCGGACTCGCGCTGTAAGGACTACCTGGTCAAGATCTTCCAGGAGCTCACGCTGCACAAACCCACGCAGGTGATGCCCTGCCGGGCGCCCAAGGTCGGCAGGCTCATCTACACGGCCGGCGGCTACTTCCGACAATCCCTCAGCTACCTGGAGGCCTACAACCCCAGCGATGGCACTTGGCTGAGGCTGGCCGACCTGCAGGTTCCACGGAGTGGCCTGGCCGGTTGTGTGGTGGGTGGGCTGCTGTACGCCGTGGGCGGCCGAAACAATTCTCCCGATGGCAACACCGACTCGAACGCTCTGGACTGCTACAATCCCATGACCAACCAGTGGTCGCCCTGTGCCCCGATGAGCGTGCCTCGCAACCGCATCGGGGTTGGGGTCATCGACGGGCACATCTATGCAGTCGGAGGCTCCCACGGCTGCATTCACCACAACAGTGTGGAGAGGTAAGTGACAGGGCCCGCAGGTGGGGACTCCCAGGGTCCCATTCCTAATGGTCCCATTGGGATCCAGGGATTCTGATGTGTGCCCCTACTCTTTTCCCTTGTCTTGGGGATGTAGAAGCCAAGCTGGCGGGAGATTTATAGCCAGTGACCTTGGTCATTGTGTATAGGTCTGGAACTGCTGACTGGATTGTCACAAACCCATATGGCTCCTTTGATAGACTGGGAAAAAATCCCATCACTTTGAAATTGTTGTAATAAGCTAATTATGTTGAAACGTAACACCTGGCCGGGCCTGTAGCCCTGGTAGAGCCCTTGCTCCGCCTGTGTAAGGCCTTGGCTTCTGCCCCAGCACCCAGTGCAAAACAAACAGATGCCCCGCTGACTGAGGGTACCAGGATTCTGGAGTTGGTGGGTTTGGAGCCAGactgaaaaatgagaatttttaaataagtgccCCAGAGCCTTCTAATGTATGTGGTCTGCGAATAGGATGGGATGATGCGTCACCCTCTGCAGGCTACTTTCAAGAAAGAGAGGGACACTATTAATAACCAGCAACACAGGTATGAACTCAAAGTGCCCATGCCAGCCAGACATGTGGTCACCCCATCTCTGATCATCACACTTTGAGGAAAACCACCCCGGAGTATTCTAGTTGTTAGGATTGGGGTTCTGGAATTGAACACCAGCTCTGCCGCTCTTCGGCGACCCTGGACATGCCATCTCACTGTTCCAAACTGACATCTCATCATCTGTGAATGAGGGACAGTAATGGGGCCACCTGTTCATCAGGCTGGGGGGGATGTGGTGAAGTCACATTTTTCCTTTGGGGAAATGGAGCTGCTGATCTGCCCTGGAGAATGGTTTTGATGACTAAAGAGGTCAGACTTATAAAGAGCTAGAAGAGTGTGGGGCCCAGGGGTCCCAGTGTCACCCACATTGTAACCtgagcaactcaggaagctgaggcaggaggattgcaagttcgagatCAGTCTGGGCTATAGGCAAGACCTggcctcaaaataagaaataaaaaggtctggggatggagcTAGGTGGTAAAGTGATCCTGGagtcaatccctgataccacagTGGGTGGGGGGAGTATGGGGCCCATCCTAAGTGTGCCAGGAAGGTCAGCTGTGATTACTGTTGTCACCATCTTTATTATGCCCTTCGCAGGTATGAGCCTGAGCGTGATGAGTGGCACTTGGTGTCCCCAATGCTGACTCGGAGGATCGGGGTGGGTGTAGCTGTTCTCAATCGCCTGCTCTATGCCGTCGGGGGCTTTGATGGGACGAACCGCCTTAATTCAGCCGAGTGTTACTACCCCGAGAGGAACGAGTGGCGAATGATCACCCCCATGAACACCATCCGAAGTGGGGCAGGTGGGCGTGGGCTGTGGGGAGGGAGCATCCAGGAACACCCCCAATTCAGGGTGAAACTCCACCAGGCCTGGGTGAAGCCTCTTCCTGTTTTAACCCTCAAACCTGCCATGCATGCAGAAGAGGTAGAATCTTCCAGACTCCAAACTTCCTGCTCCCAGCTTTGTTTCTGAGGGGTCCCtgggagagagggaagatggtGGCTGGGCTCTCCAAGGCCAGGCCCCAAAGTGACCCTTCCTGCATGGTGTTGTTTAGGAG from Urocitellus parryii isolate mUroPar1 chromosome 3, mUroPar1.hap1, whole genome shotgun sequence carries:
- the Keap1 gene encoding kelch-like ECH-associated protein 1, producing MQPEPGPSRAGACSRFLPLCSQCPKGAGDAVMYASTECKAEVTPSQHGNRTFSYTLEDHTKQAFGIMNELRLSQQLCDVTLQVKYKDFPAAQFMAHKVVLASSSPVFKAMFTNGLREQGMEVVSIEGIHPQVMERLIEFAYTASISMGEKCVLHVMNGAVMYQIDSVVRACSDFLVQQLDPSNAIGIANFAEQIGCAELHQRAREYIYMHFGEVAKQEEFFNLSHCQLVTLISRDDLNVRCESEVFHACINWVKYDCEQRRFYVQALLRAVRCHSLTPHFLQMQLQKCEILQSDSRCKDYLVKIFQELTLHKPTQVMPCRAPKVGRLIYTAGGYFRQSLSYLEAYNPSDGTWLRLADLQVPRSGLAGCVVGGLLYAVGGRNNSPDGNTDSNALDCYNPMTNQWSPCAPMSVPRNRIGVGVIDGHIYAVGGSHGCIHHNSVERYEPERDEWHLVSPMLTRRIGVGVAVLNRLLYAVGGFDGTNRLNSAECYYPERNEWRMITPMNTIRSGAGVCVLHNRIYAAGGYDGQDQLNSVERFDVETETWTFVAPMKHRRSALGITVHQGRIYVLGGYDGHTFLDSVECYDPDTDTWSEVTRMTSGRSGVGVAVTMEPCRKQIDQQNCTC